The genomic segment CCATCTATTTGCCATAGATAGAGATAACCATGTTATCTGCAAATAAGACTTGAGAATCCGTTTTATGGACCCAGTCCAGACCGAGAGTTATTTACTGATGCGGTCAAAAGCACTACTGGCGCAGCACAAAAAATGAGCTAATAGTTTTCCCAAATTCGATGGTCTGAAAACACCCTGAAATGAGTCCAAATTTGCAAAAACCCTGATACTGAAAAGTCCAAAAAAGTCCAAAGACCACTGTGACACAGTCTAAAGTCAGTCCTATTCATCTCACGAACCAATAAACAGTTACGACCACTGTGACAGGTGATACCCAGTTGCAAGTTTGGGTGATACTTTATAATAGGACAGATCCTCCATGGCTCCCAATATCAATACGGTATCAATACGGAATCAATACGGATTTCATCCGTATTGATTCCGTATTGATACCGTATTGATATTGGGAGCGACCCAAGGAATAAGCATTTTCAAAAAACCTTGTGATAACTCAATATTCTGCTTGACACATTTGGAATAAAATATACTGTAAATGCAATGGCGACCTGTAACCATTTTACACGATCAAAAAATCAGCATTACGGGGAGGAATCATCGTGCACGAAGAACTGAAGGACTATCTTTTGAACCAGGGCAAAGCACCGCTGGACTATGTGCTGGATAAATTTGAGAAGCACGAGATCGTGCTTTTGGGTGAGATGCACTACATCCGCCAGCAAACTGAGCTGTATCACCGGCTGATACCATTCCTGCCGGAGCATGGCGTAAACCTGATCGCCACAGAATTTGGACGCAGGGAAGATCAAGCTCTCATCGACGCGTTGCTGGGCAAAGAGCAGTTCGACCTACCTTTGGCAAAGCTGATCTTGCTCCGTCAAGATGCGTTTTGGGGATACCGGGAGTATCTGGACATCTACAGGTTGATCTGGGAACAAAACCGCAGGAATCCCCCGGACAGGCAAATCCGCTGCATCGGCTTGAACGATCCATACAATTGGAAGCTGTACAATAAGATATGCCGGGAACAAAAGCGCCAGCCCAACGCCGGGGAGATCAAACTGATCTGGCAGGATTGCGATGAAAAAAACTGGCTGCGCGCGCTGAAAAGTTTCCACGTACCAGGCGTCACCAAGGTTTTGGGCATCATGGGTTCCCATCACGCCTTCACCCGCTATCGCGAACCGGATTTCACCAGGGAGGGTGGGCATAAAGTGTTTGCCGGGTTCAATAAAGTCCGTTTTGGCAACCATGTCCATAACGAATATGGAGAAGCGGTTTGCAACGTCTGCTTTTACGATCCCTGGGACAGCCAGGAGTTCGACGCTCCTCCACAGGCCCCCGGCGGTGGTATCATCGGGGATATCATCGGCCCGCGCTTCTCTGAATTGGCTTTTGATATCAAAGACAGCCCCGCGGGCGAACTGACTGATGATAGTTACTACGCTCTGGGTTACGAGGATTTCAGGCTGAGAGACATCACCGACGGCATGATCTATACCTGCAAGTTCACGGAGTTCAAGGCTTTGACTGCGATCCCGGATTTTATTGATGCCGATAACTTGCAGGAATTTCGCGATTTCGCGCCCTTCAATGATATGACGGATAAAAGTTGCGAAGAGATAAATCGGGCCGTCGCTGAATGGGCTGATATCTGGTGAGAGGGCGCTTCGCCTCTTCTACGCCATCAAGACAGGAGGCCGCGCACCGGGTTTGTCCGCAGGTCGGCGTGAACAATCAGCAGCAGGAGGGATGGTTTCCCACTGCTATGTGTCGATCAGGCTTTTGAGGTTTTTCAGCCGGTTGGCGAGGTCGGCGGCAAACTGCTCATCCGAGGCATCCGGATCGCGGGTGGCTTGCCAGACCTGGCAGGGCGCTTCGCCGCATTCGGCGCAGGAGGAGAGGCCTTTGTCCCTCACGCATTGGAAGATGGGGCAGTATTCCTGGTTGTAAAAAACGGCCCAGGGAATTTTTCCACCCAGTTCCACGCAGCCTTCACATTCGGCTTTATAGGCCCGGCAGTCGGTGGAACAGCAAACACCGCAAACACTTAGCACTTTCATGGTTTTACTCCTGGCCCGAAGCTTCAGGCGCGAAAGGATCAGGCACCAGTTCTTTCAAAATGGCGAGGGCGTGTTCCTTGGCCCCGGCGCCGTTTTCCGCCACCGGCCCCACGCAGGAGGGGCAGCCATCCTGGCAGGGGCATTTGGAAACAAGTTCCAGGGCTGCTTTCAGCACCTGGTCATGAAGGTCGAAGAGCTTGCGCGAGAGGCCGATGCCGTCGGAGATGTTGTCGTAAATGAGGATGGCGGGCCGGTTTCCGGCCAGGGGTGAATTGTCCTCGCAGAAGACGTCGATGTCCTTGCGATCGCACATCACGAAGAAGGGAGCCAGGTTCACCAGCAGGTAACCGAGGGCGGCGATCCCGCTCTGAATCTGCACATTCTGCTCCGCGAGGCGGTGGCAGCGGGGACAGAGGGTCACCAGATTGGCGGGCGCGTTGGCCTCCTCCGCGCTGGCGAATTTGCGGAAGGGGACGAGGTGGTGGACGTGGTGGGCGGTTTCGGTTTCGGCCAGGCCGCAGTGCTGGCAGATGAAGTTGTCGCGTTTACGCGCGGCAGCGGAGATCAGCCCCCAGTCCTTGCCGTAGTCGTTTTTTTCCACATTCCAGAGGCCCTGGGCCTTCACCCGGGCGACGGTTTTATCGGCCAGGCCGATCCACCAGGCCACGGTTTGCAGCCTTGTGGGAGGCAGGTCCAGCGGTTCGCGGCCGATTATCTCCTGGGTGTAGAATTTGAGTTTTTTGAAGCCGGTGATGGTGGTGGTAACGGTCACCCGGCCCAGATACTTGTCCGCGCCATGAGTTGGCTGGCGGTTCATGAGGGCGTGGGCCTCGATCTCGGTGTCGCGAGTGGTTTGGGTGAAATAATTCACGTCCGCGGTTTCGATCTCAGCCTTGCGCTGCTCGAGGTCGAGTTTGGTGACCAGCCAGGTTTCGCCGCGGTCCAGGTAGATGGCGCCCGGATGCACCATCCAGAGAGCGCTGGCGCCGTCCACCCAGCCGATGAGTTCCTCGCCGGCCAGGATCTGCACCTGGTCCGAAATGTTGCGCAGCGAGACCTCCGCGGCGGGGTAAGCCTCCGGAACGCCGATGTAGCGCGGGCCGGCCTTGCGCACCTTTCCTTCTTGCACCAGCACTTCCAGATGGGGGAAGATGTGCTCCGGGCCCAGGCTGCCAAAGCCTTCGCTTTCCAGCAGGGCGAGGTCGTGGATGGCACAGAGCAGCTGGCTTTGCAGGATCTCGCGGTGGTCCGGGGAAATGAGGGCGTGTTCGGGATTGTTGTCGAAAAGGTAGCGGGGGTTTTGGCAGATATACTGGTCCAGCGGATTGGCGCTGGCCACCAAAATGGCGAGGGCTGTGTTGCCCTTGCGGCCTGCCCTGCCGGCTTGCTGACGGGTGGCGGAGATGGTGCCGGGATAGGTGTTCAAAAACACGGCGTCCAGCCCGCCGATGTCGATCCCCAGTTCCAGCGCGTTCGTGGAAACCACCAGGCCGATCGTGCCTTCGCGCAGCTCTTTTTCGATCTCGCGGCGGTGGGCAGCCAGATAACCGCTGCGGTAGCTGCGCACGCGGTCCTTGTATGCGCTTTCTCCGCTGAGGTAGAGGAAGAGGATCTCCACGCTGCGCCGGGGCCCGCAGAAGATGATGGCCTGGCCGCGGCCGTAGAGCCAGCGTTTGGCCAGAAAGGTGGATTCCAGCATGGCGCTGCGCCGGATGCCCAGGGCGGCATCCACGATGGGCGGATTCACGATCAGGAATTCCCGCCGGCCGTGTGGCGACGCATCCCTGTCAATCAGGCGCACAGGGCTTTCCAGCAGTTCCTCGGCCAGCTCGCGGGCGTTGGCCACCGTGGCGGAGGTGCAGATGAACTGGGGCCGGGCGCCGTAGAGGGCGCAGATCCGCCGCAGGCGGCGCAAAACGTTGGCACAATGGGAGCCAAACACCCCGCGGTAGATGTGCACTTCATCGATCACCACCCAGCGCAGATGGGCGAAAAAGCTGCTCCAGAGAGTGTGATTGGGCAAGATGCCCAGATGCAGCATGTCCGGATTGGAAAAGATCAGCCCGGCCTGGTTGCGGATGCGGCGCCGGGTTTCGGAAGCGGTGTCGCCGTCGTAGATGGAGCAGTTCAGTTTCGGCGCTTTGGGGTTGTGGCGGGCCAGAGCTTCCGCCAGCGCCAGCATTTTCTGGGCCTGGTCCTGGGCCAGCGCCTTGGTGGGGAAAAGCAGCAGGGCCCGGCTGGCGGGGTTCAGGAGATGTTCCTGTAAAATGGGAAACTGGTAGCAGAGGCTTTTACCGCTGGCCACGCCGGTGCTGAGCACCAGATTGTCCCCGCCCAGCGCGGCATCGATGGCTTCCCGCTGATGCGCAAAGAGGCGGTCGATGCCCTGTTCGCGCAGCAGGGAGAGCAGTTCCGGCCTTGTTTGGGGCGGAAAGTCAGCCCAGACGGCCTCCACCGGTTCCAAAGACTGGCGGGTGACGATGTTCTCGCTGAATTTCCTGTCTTGGAGCAGCCCGTCGAGGAAAGCCTCCACATCTGGCAGGACATAGCTTTTCATTTGATCACGGCCAGACGCTTGAACTGGCTGTGCCCGCCCGCATCCAGACGCAGAAAATAGATCCCCGCGGCCAGGCGCAGAGAGTGCTCCGCGCTGTTGAAGCCGCTCACGTTCCGCGTGGAAAAGAGTTCGCGGCCGCGCAGATCGTAAAGGCTGAGGCTGAAAGGTGTTTTTCCTGCTGATTCCACGCGGAAACCGCCTCGCGAGGGGTTGGGAAAAACCTGGAACTCATCCGGCGACGCAATTTCCTCATCCACAGCCACATAGCCACCCTCACCAGTGATCACGACGTCGTCCAGATAGAGCGCCAGGGCATCCCAGGAAACGCAGTTGAAGGCCAGATGGACGCTTTGGCCCTGCCAGGCGCCGAGGTCATAGCTGTATGCGGTCCAGTCCGCCGGCACGGCCAGCCAGTTACCGGCATTCAAAGTTGTGAATCCGGCAGGATCGGCGCCCGTGGTGGAGATCAGCACCCGCAGCCGCTCCAGGCCGTAATCCGCGGTGTGGGAGCGGGCCCAAAAGTTCAGGCCGGGAGCGGAGCCCAGCTGTACGCGCGGAGAGATCAGCCAGTCGTTGTTGGGTGGGGTCTGCACGCAGAAAGCTGCCGCCATCACCGCTCCGCTGTGGGCCTCAAGACCGGTTTGGGGAGGGTTTAGTTGCCCCGGCGGGAACACCAACCAGGCCAGAGGTTCGCCCAGACCCGGAACCGGCCAGGTTGCCCAGGTGGGGGAAGAGTCCAGATCGAGGTTTTGCCAGCCCGGAATGACCTGGCTGAAGGAGGCGCAGGCCTCAAAACCCTGCTGCAATATGAGATCGGGGATGAGGTCCGGAATGTGCACGGTGACGGTGTTGGAGGGGTCGGAAAGTTCGCCCAGGTGGTTTTGGGCCAACAGGTAATAATACAAGACCTGGCCTGGCCCAACTTCATAATCCTGATAGCCAAGTTCCTGCGTGGCAGCCAGAAACACGCCGTTCCGGATCACGCGGTAGAGCACGGGTTCGCCTTCAAGCGGCGGCTGCCAGGCCAGTTGAACGTGGTCTGTGATGTAGTAGGCGCTAGGGTTTTGAGGTGGTCCGATGCCCTCGCCGGCGGTGCTGAAACTCCAGACCGGCCCGGGGTAAGTTTGTCCTTCCGCGTGAGCCACCACCTGCCAGTGATAGGTGGTGAGCATTTCCAGAGGCAGCTGCGGAGTCCATTGCGGGGAATCAAGCCCTTGTCCCATAAGCTGTAACGCGTCCGGGCTCGGACCCAGCCAAAGATCGAAAAGCGAGGCGTTGCTTTGCCACTGCAGCTGCGTGAGGACAGACACTCCGGCGGCCTGATCGGCCGGCAGGGGGTGCCAGGGTGTGAGGCTGAAGGGTGTGATCTCCAGCCGCAGATTGGGATAGGCCAGACGCGGGTAGATGTTTTCAGGTCCCGGCGGAGGAGCGGCTGGATCAGGGTTCAGGGTGTTGCTGGCAAAAACGCGGCCCCGCACTTCCGCGGCTTCGGTGCATAAGAAATCGTCGGCGTTGGAGCCGGCATCGGGATCGTTTTCATCCACCGCGAGCAGCAGATTGTCGCTGCCGTTATAGTGAAAAACCGTGTCCAGAGGGATGTGCAGCCAACCCTGGCCGGGAATCCCGCCCGAAAACTGGGCTTCGTCCAAAACTCCTTCGAACACCAAAACCAGGCTGTCCAGCGGCACCCAGGCATCCAAACGCCCGCGTTGGGTGTGTCCCAGATAGAGTTTCCACTCCATGCTGCTGCCCGCGAAGTAAACGCTGGGCAAGTTGTACTGCAGGGAGACGGAACTCACGGAACCGATGAACCCGATGTCCTCGGCCCGGTAGAGCTGTTGCGAGTAACTGAAGGCGGCAAAAGGCTCGATGGGCAGACGCTGGTTCACCAGCGAGCCCGTGCCGATCTGGACGGTTTCCGCGGCCAGGAAGATGCTTCCAAACAGCAGCAGCGCCAGCCCCATCCAGCGCATCAAACCCTCTTTTGCCAGATGCTTAGCTGCAACTTATGGAGTGTGTGGCGGCGTTCTTCAAGCCTCAGGGTCTGCCATAGATCCACCGGCTCGGCGATCAGGTCAAACTCTTGGTCAAGAATGTCTTTGATCCCCTCCCAAGCGCTGAAGGGCTCCCCGTCCTTGCGGAATCCGCCGATGCGGTCTTCCGCCCGGGTGATTTCAGGATCCCAGGCGTAGCCGTCGGCGATGGCCAGTATCCCTCTGGAATTCAGAAGCTTGTGAATGTCACGCAGGAAACGCCCGGGATTGATGGCACCCTCGACCGCGTTCTCGGCCAGAATGAAGTCGTAGCCGCCAAACTTGGCCATGAGGTTGGAAACATCGGC from the Candidatus Cloacimonadota bacterium genome contains:
- a CDS encoding DUF3795 domain-containing protein; translation: MKVLSVCGVCCSTDCRAYKAECEGCVELGGKIPWAVFYNQEYCPIFQCVRDKGLSSCAECGEAPCQVWQATRDPDASDEQFAADLANRLKNLKSLIDT
- a CDS encoding DEAD/DEAH box helicase, which translates into the protein MKSYVLPDVEAFLDGLLQDRKFSENIVTRQSLEPVEAVWADFPPQTRPELLSLLREQGIDRLFAHQREAIDAALGGDNLVLSTGVASGKSLCYQFPILQEHLLNPASRALLLFPTKALAQDQAQKMLALAEALARHNPKAPKLNCSIYDGDTASETRRRIRNQAGLIFSNPDMLHLGILPNHTLWSSFFAHLRWVVIDEVHIYRGVFGSHCANVLRRLRRICALYGARPQFICTSATVANARELAEELLESPVRLIDRDASPHGRREFLIVNPPIVDAALGIRRSAMLESTFLAKRWLYGRGQAIIFCGPRRSVEILFLYLSGESAYKDRVRSYRSGYLAAHRREIEKELREGTIGLVVSTNALELGIDIGGLDAVFLNTYPGTISATRQQAGRAGRKGNTALAILVASANPLDQYICQNPRYLFDNNPEHALISPDHREILQSQLLCAIHDLALLESEGFGSLGPEHIFPHLEVLVQEGKVRKAGPRYIGVPEAYPAAEVSLRNISDQVQILAGEELIGWVDGASALWMVHPGAIYLDRGETWLVTKLDLEQRKAEIETADVNYFTQTTRDTEIEAHALMNRQPTHGADKYLGRVTVTTTITGFKKLKFYTQEIIGREPLDLPPTRLQTVAWWIGLADKTVARVKAQGLWNVEKNDYGKDWGLISAAARKRDNFICQHCGLAETETAHHVHHLVPFRKFASAEEANAPANLVTLCPRCHRLAEQNVQIQSGIAALGYLLVNLAPFFVMCDRKDIDVFCEDNSPLAGNRPAILIYDNISDGIGLSRKLFDLHDQVLKAALELVSKCPCQDGCPSCVGPVAENGAGAKEHALAILKELVPDPFAPEASGQE
- a CDS encoding T9SS type A sorting domain-containing protein, which gives rise to MRWMGLALLLFGSIFLAAETVQIGTGSLVNQRLPIEPFAAFSYSQQLYRAEDIGFIGSVSSVSLQYNLPSVYFAGSSMEWKLYLGHTQRGRLDAWVPLDSLVLVFEGVLDEAQFSGGIPGQGWLHIPLDTVFHYNGSDNLLLAVDENDPDAGSNADDFLCTEAAEVRGRVFASNTLNPDPAAPPPGPENIYPRLAYPNLRLEITPFSLTPWHPLPADQAAGVSVLTQLQWQSNASLFDLWLGPSPDALQLMGQGLDSPQWTPQLPLEMLTTYHWQVVAHAEGQTYPGPVWSFSTAGEGIGPPQNPSAYYITDHVQLAWQPPLEGEPVLYRVIRNGVFLAATQELGYQDYEVGPGQVLYYYLLAQNHLGELSDPSNTVTVHIPDLIPDLILQQGFEACASFSQVIPGWQNLDLDSSPTWATWPVPGLGEPLAWLVFPPGQLNPPQTGLEAHSGAVMAAAFCVQTPPNNDWLISPRVQLGSAPGLNFWARSHTADYGLERLRVLISTTGADPAGFTTLNAGNWLAVPADWTAYSYDLGAWQGQSVHLAFNCVSWDALALYLDDVVITGEGGYVAVDEEIASPDEFQVFPNPSRGGFRVESAGKTPFSLSLYDLRGRELFSTRNVSGFNSAEHSLRLAAGIYFLRLDAGGHSQFKRLAVIK